The stretch of DNA GCAGGCCAACGCCCATGCGCACCGGGATCAGCACCACATCGCCACGGCGCAGGTAGGAGACGTGGAAGCCGCCCACCAAATAGGCCTGCCCCTCGCCCGCGCCATAGCGGTGGAAGAGGTCGTCGGTGTTGTTGAGGTTGTAGACCAGCACGAAGGTCTTGCCCGCACTGGCCCCGGCATCGAAGCCGATCGAGGGCCCGGCCCAATAGACGGGACGCTCACCCTCGATCTTGTGATAGAGCGTGCCCGAGCCATAGCGCAGACCGGCCACGAAGGCGCCGCCCGCCTCGCGCCCGACGATGTAGCCGTTGGGCTCGCCCTGCTTTTTCAGGATGCCGCGGATGATTTCGGCAAGGCCCTTGGCGCCGGTGCCGAAAACGCCGGTGGCCGCGCCGATCAGATCGTCCTCGTGATAGGTGCCGCCGGGGGTCTGCGGCCCAGTGGGATTGGCGGGCGGCATGGCCTGACCGGGCGCCTGCGGCGCCGGAGCATAGGGCGCGCCCGAACTGGCCGCAGCGTTGGGCGAGGCATTGTTGTAGGTGGGGCTGGTATAGCCGCCCTGATTATAGCCGCCTTGCGGCGACGGGCTGGCAGGCGGCAGAGGCTGCTGGGCCTGCGTGTCATCCTGACCGGGCCTGACCAGATCGGAATCGATCCCCTGCTGCGAGGATTGCGCCATCACCGGGCCGCTCACCAGGCTCAGTGCGACCACTCCGGCCACCAGCGCGACAGAGCGCTTCATCTTTCGCACATTCAGCACCATTGCATCCCATCCGTTTCCTGCATGGCAAGAGCCATGATGCTTGCCCGATCCGCAGGCAAGGCCTGTAACTATGCCGCATCGCAGATGATCCCGCCATTCGGGAAGACCACCCATCCACCCGCTTCGGCAGGCGGAGTCGCTGATGCGACCAATCGAAGCGTGACCGATAGCACCGGCTTGATGAACGCCAAGCTGAACGAGGGGCAAGCCGCGCAACACGGAAAAGTTGAAAGAAAAGCCTTACCCCCTCTTGCCGAGGTGAAAAGGCATGGTTATAGCGCCCCCTCGCCGCTGCGATCCGGAGACGTGGGTGAGTGGCTGAAACCAACGGTTTGCTAAACCGTCGTGCTGAGAATTCGGCACCGAGGGTTCGAATCCCTCCGTCTCCGCCATCGCGGGTTGAAATATAAGCATTTTATTTCAACCCGCTGTTCGGTTCCCCTAATAGTCCCCTTAAAGGGTTGACGGCTGGGAACGGACGCAGGCGGATGATGGCGATCATCGACCTCAATCTTCACAGCCACCAATCCAGCAGCCTACCCTGTCAGGCGCGTGCATCCGCAACTCTATCCCCATGGCCTGATAGCCGACGACTTGCCGAATGACGACGCAGGCGGCTAAACCGCGCCTAACACA from Novosphingobium sp. encodes:
- a CDS encoding DUF1134 domain-containing protein, whose translation is MKRSVALVAGVVALSLVSGPVMAQSSQQGIDSDLVRPGQDDTQAQQPLPPASPSPQGGYNQGGYTSPTYNNASPNAAASSGAPYAPAPQAPGQAMPPANPTGPQTPGGTYHEDDLIGAATGVFGTGAKGLAEIIRGILKKQGEPNGYIVGREAGGAFVAGLRYGSGTLYHKIEGERPVYWAGPSIGFDAGASAGKTFVLVYNLNNTDDLFHRYGAGEGQAYLVGGFHVSYLRRGDVVLIPVRMGVGLRLGVNGGYMKFTPKQTWLPF